CCTTGTCCATCTCGGCCTTTGCGGCGCGATATTCATCAAACTGCGCGATAAACGGAAACATCACCGACAGGGGGCGCCCGTTGGCGGCGCGCAACAGCGCCTGCAATTGCATCCTCAACACGCCGGGCTTGTCCAGCCCGACCCGGATCGCACGCCAGCCCATCGCCGGGTTCGGCTCATCCTGTGGCGCCATATAGGGCAGCACTTTGTCCGACCCGATATCAAGCGTGCGAAAAATCACCCGCTTGCCCCGCGCCGCATCCAGAACACTGGCATAAAGCGCCGAAAGCTCGCTGCGCTTGGGCAGGCGCGAGCGGGTCAGGAATTGCAACTCGGTGCGAAACAGCCCCACCCCCTCGGCACCCGACCCGGCGAGCGAGGGCAGATCGGCCATCAACCCGGCATTCATATGCAGCGCAATCACCCGCCCGTCGCGGGTCTGCGCCGGCTTGTCGCGGATCGAGGCATAGCGCTCCAGCGCCTGCGTGTGCATCGCCATCTTGTCGCGAAACGCGCTCACCACGCTCTCGTCGGGGCGCAGATGCACGACCCCCTGATCGCCATCCACCATGATGTGGTCGCCGTTCAGCGCCTCGGTGGTGATCTTGGCGGCATGAATGATCAAAGGGATCGCCAAAGCCCGCGCCACAATCGCCGCATGCGAGCCGACCGAGCCTTCCTCAAGGATGATCCCCTTCAGCGACCGGCCATAATCCAGCAACTCGGCAGGGCCGATGTTGCGGGCCACCAAAACCGGATCGGCGGGCATTTCGGCGCCGGTCTGCGCGCCTTGGCCGGTCAAAATGCGCAACAAGCGATTGCTCAGATCATCCAGATCATGCAGCCGGTCGCGCAGATATTGATCCGTTGCCCGCTCCATCCGGGCGCGGGCGGTGGATTGCTCTTTCTCGACGGCGGCCTCGGCGCTCAGCCCACGGCTGATGTCCTCTTCCATACGTCGCATCCAACCCTTGGAGTTGGCAAACATGCGATAGGCTTCCAGCACCTGAACCTGATCGGCATCGCCACCGCGTGCGCCGTCCAGCATCTGATCGACACTCACCCGCAATTCGTCGACCGATTCCTGCAAGCGTTCCAACTCGCGATGCGGATCATCGGCGATCGGGTTGGTGACCACCACGCGCGGCTCATGCAGCCAGACATGCCCCTCGGCCGCGCCTTCCTGTCCGGTCAACCCCTTGAAAAGGGAAGGGCGCGTGTGCCGCGCACTCAACGCCGCCCCTTCGCCGACAAAGGCACCCAGCTCGGCCATCTCGGCCAGAACCATGGCGACAACTTCCATCGTCTCAATCTCGATATCCGAGAATTTGCGCGCGTCCTTGGATTGTACGACCAATACGCCAAGGTTCTCGCCCAACCGCTGGATCGGCAGGCCAAGGAAACTCGAATAGATTTCCTCGCCCGTCTCGGGCATATAGCGGAAGCCTTTTTCCGAAGGCGCATCGGCGGTGTTCACCCCATGGCCAGACTTGGCCACGCGCCCCACCAGACCCTCACCCAACCGCATCCCGTCTGGTGAACCGAGTCGGGGTTCAACCCCTCGGTCGCGCAAAGCTCAAGCGTTTCCTTGTCACGGAACAGATAAACCGAGCAGACCTCACAATGGGTTTCCTCGGCAATCAGTTGGGTGATCTGGTCAAGCCGGTCTTGCCCGGCCCGATCCTCTTCGGCCATCACGCCGCGCAGCCGCCCAAGAAGCTTGCGGCTGTCTGTCTTGTGGTTTCCCTGACCCGTCAGCACCCGCTGCGCTCCCATCCTTTGGCAAACCGCCCCGGAACGCTCCTCGCTCTACGCGCAAGAATCTTTCAGACGGCCTTCTCCAACTCAAACGCATCATGCAGCGCCTGAACGGCGAGTTCCATGTATTTCCGATCAATCAGAACGGAAATCTTGATCTCTGATGTGGCGATGACCTTGATGTTGATGCCTTCGTCGCGCAGCGTCTGGAACATTTTCGCGGCCACGCCCGATTGGCTCCGCATCCCGATGCCCACCGCCGAAACCTTGGCCACCTCTATATCCGCGATCAGATCGTGATAGTTGATGTCACCCGCCGCCTTGGCCTCGCTCAGCGCCTTTTCCGCGCGTTTCACCTGATCAATCGGGCACGAGAACGTCATATCCGTGCGCCCCTCTTCCGAGATGTTCTGAATGATCATGTCGACATTCACGCCAGCCTCGCTCAGCGGAACGAAAATGGCAGCGGCGATGCCGGGGCGGTCGGCCACGCTCACAAGCGTCATCTTGGCTTCGTCACGGCTATAGGCAATGCCTGAAACGGGTCGGTTTTCCATCACGTCCTCCTCGTCGCACACCAGCGTCCCGGCGTCGTCGGATTGTTCCTCGAAACTGCTCAAAACCCGCAGCTTCACCTTGTATCTCATAGCAAGCTCGACCGAGCGCGTCTGAAGCACCTTCGCCCCCAGACTGGCCAGTTCAAGCATTTCCTCAAAGGCGATCTTGTCAAGCTTGCGCGCCTTCGTGGCGATGCGCGGGTCGGTGGTGTAAACCCCATCGACATCGGTATAAATGTCGCAACGCTCGGCGCCAAAGGCGGCGGCAAAGGCCACCGCTGTGGTGTCGCTCCCGCCACGGCCAAGCGTGGTGATCCGCCCCTCCGGGCTGACCCCCTGAAAGCCCGCCACAACGGCGACCCGCATGCCTTCGCCAAACTTGGCGTTGATG
This genomic window from Rhodobacteraceae bacterium D3-12 contains:
- a CDS encoding aspartate kinase; translated protein: MPVLVMKFGGTSVANIDRIRRAAKRVGVEVAKGYDVIVIVSAMSGETNKMVGYVDEVSPLYDAREYDAVVSSGENVTAGLMALTLQEMDVPARSWQGWQVPVKTTDAHSAARIEEIPTDNINAKFGEGMRVAVVAGFQGVSPEGRITTLGRGGSDTTAVAFAAAFGAERCDIYTDVDGVYTTDPRIATKARKLDKIAFEEMLELASLGAKVLQTRSVELAMRYKVKLRVLSSFEEQSDDAGTLVCDEEDVMENRPVSGIAYSRDEAKMTLVSVADRPGIAAAIFVPLSEAGVNVDMIIQNISEEGRTDMTFSCPIDQVKRAEKALSEAKAAGDINYHDLIADIEVAKVSAVGIGMRSQSGVAAKMFQTLRDEGINIKVIATSEIKISVLIDRKYMELAVQALHDAFELEKAV